In Bufo gargarizans isolate SCDJY-AF-19 chromosome 6, ASM1485885v1, whole genome shotgun sequence, a single genomic region encodes these proteins:
- the LOC122942504 gene encoding zinc finger protein 271-like, giving the protein MDRDKMAESIINLTLEILFRLTGEDYTVVKKTSSERCQAPVSEGWGRTLSSIMGPPPHPLIHEEISREKILELANKMIELLTGEVPIRCQDVTVYFSMEEWEYLEEHKDLYKDLMMKDHWPFTSLVKEETRTPERCQSPLLPPDGSEEHHNVPWDDQLVNPGDDLNNINPTETYVRGDEQSIEDIPTDNRPDDCTRLLEKHLISSDFEVSDHGITRDTYEEHTIHSKNIPLDPFKQVQSSDSSQTVTQNKSQRRGVKHQTGHIKKEPFSCSECEKCFNQKSDLIRHQRIHTGEMPFCCSECGKCFKHKSYLVVHQRVHTGVKPYSCSECSKCFRYKSELVPHQRTHTGENPFSCSECGKCLRQKSDLIIHQRIHTGKRPFSCSECGKCFNRKSVFVRHQKNHTGEKPFSCSECSKCFNQKSDLNVHQRIHTGEKAFSCSECGECFRHKSALVVHQGIHTGVNQFSCSECGKCFKHKSALLRHERIHTGEKPFSCSECGKCFNQKSAFVIHQRIHTGDKPFSCSECGKCYIQRSDLIVHQRIHTGEKPFSCLECGKCFNQKSAFVTHQRIHTGEKPFSCLECKKCFYQISHLVMHQRIHTGEKPFSCSGCGKCFIQKSDLIVHQRTHTGEKAFSCSECGKCFKHKSSLVVHQGIHTGVYLFSCSECGKCFNQKSSFVTHQRIHTGEKPYLCSECGKGFKMKSALVVHQRIHTGEKPFLCSECGKCFNQKSAFVKHQRIHTGEKPYLCSECGKCFSKTSALVKHKKTHK; this is encoded by the exons Atggacagggacaagatggcagagagtataataaatctcaccctagagatcctcttccgtcttactggagag gactacacagtagtgaagaagacctctagtgagcgctgtcaggcccctgtgtctgaaggatggggaagaaccctgagctCAATCATGGGGCCTCcgcctcaccccctgatacatgaggaaatcagtagagagaagatcctagaactcgccaacaagatgattgagctgctaactggagag gttcctataaggtgtcaggatgtcaccgtctatttctccatggaggagtgggagtatttagaagaacacaaagatctgtacaaggacctCATGATGAAGGATCACTGGCCTTTCACATCTctag ttaaggaagagacaagaacaccggagagatgtcagagtcctcttcttccaccggatggttcagaagaacatcacaatgtcccatggGATGATCAG CTTGTGAATCCGGGTGACgatctgaacaatattaatcctacagagacatatgtgaggggcgatgagcaGAGCatagaggacattcctacagataaccgcccag atgactgtacgAGGCTCTTAGAGAAACATCTTATATCCTCAGATTTTGAAGTATCTGATCATGGTATCACACGTGATACATATGAAGAACATACCATTCACAGCAAAAATATACCACTTGATCCTTTCAAACAGGTCcaatcttctgattcatcacagactgtaaCACAAAATAAAAGTCAAAGAAGAGGTGTTAAACATCAAACCGGTCACATAAAAAaggagccattttcatgttcagaatgtgagaaatgttttaaccagaaatcagatcttattagacatcagagaattcacacaggggagatgcCGTTTtgttgttcagaatgtgggaaatgttttaagcataAATCATATCTGGTTGTGcatcagagagttcacacaggGGTGAAACCgtattcgtgttcagaatgtaGTAAATGTTTTAGATATAAATCTGAACTTGTcccacatcagagaactcacacaggggaaaatccattttcttgttcagaatgtgggaaatgtttaaggcagaaatcagatcttattattcatcagagaattcacacagggaagaggccattttcatgttcagaatgcgggaaaTGTTTTAATCGTAAAAGTGTTTTTGTCAGACATCAGaaaaatcacacaggggagaagccattttcatgttcagaatgcagtaaatgttttaaccagaaatcagatcttaatgtacatcagagaattcacacaggagaaaaggcattttcgtgttcagaatgtggggaaTGTTTTAGGCATAAATCAGCTTTGGTTGTACATCAGGGAATTCACACAGGGGTGAAtcaattttcatgttcagaatgtgggaaatgttttaagcataAATCAGCTCTtcttagacatgagagaattcacacaggagagaagccattttcatgttcagaatgcgggaaatgttttaaccagaaatctGCTTTTGTTatccatcagagaattcacaccggggacaagccattttcatgttcagaatgtgggaaatgttatatCCAGAGATCAGATCTtattgtacatcagagaattcacacaggggagaagccattttcatgtttagaatgcgggaaatgttttaaccagaaatcggcttttgttacacatcagagaattcacaccggggaaaagccattttcatgtttagaatgtaaGAAATGTTTTTATCAGATATCACATCTTGTTatgcatcagagaattcacactggagagaagccattttcctgcTCAggctgtgggaaatgttttatccagaaatcagatcttattgtacatcagagaactcacacaggagagaaggcattttcatgttcagaatgcgggaaatgttttaagcataAATCATCTCTGGTTGTACATCAGGGAATTCACACAGGAGTATAtctattttcatgttcagaatgcgggaaatgttttaaccagaaatcgtcttttgttacacatcagagaattcacacaggggaaaagccatatttatgttcagaatgtgggaaaggttTTAAGATGAAATCAGCTCtggttgtacatcagagaattcacacaggggagaagccatttttatgttcagaatgtgggaaatgttttaaccagaaatcgGCTTtcgttaaacatcagagaattcacaccggggaaaagccatatttatgttcagaatgtgggaaatgttttagtaagACATCAGCCctggttaaacataaaaaaactcaCAAATAA